The DNA segment GCGACTGGTACATCGAGCTGGCGAAGGGCTCGTTGTACGGCGACGACGCGGAGGCCAAGGACACCACGCGCGCGGTGCTGGTGACGTGCCTGGACCGCATCCTGCGGCTGATGCACCCGTTCATGCCGTTCATCACCGAGGAGATCTGGCAGAAGCTGCCGATGTCCCGGCCCACGGAGAGCATCTGCATCGCGGCGTACCCGGCGCCGGAGACGGCGTGGGTGGACGCGGCCGCGGAAGGCGAGATGGCGCCGGTCATCGCGGCCATCGAGGGCCTGCGCACGCTGCGCGGCGAGAGCAACCTGCCGCCGTCCGCCAAGGTGAAGGCGGTGGTGCAGAGCCCGGACGCGACGACGCGCGAGCTGTTGGAGCGTTGGCGCGCGTACCTGATGCCGCTCGCGGGCCTGTCCGAGGTGGTGGTGGGCCCCCCGGGCGCCAAGCCTCCGCAGGCGGCGGCGTTCGTGAGCGGCAACCTGGAAATCTACGTGCCCCTGGCGGGCCTGGTGGACCTGGACGCGGAGCGCGACCGCCTGAAGAAGGAGATCGTCCGCTCCGAGCAGGAACTCACCGGTTTGCAGCGCAAGCTGGACAACCCGAACTTCGTGGCCCGTGCTCCGCCGGACGTGGTGGAGAAGGACAAGGCCCGGGTGGCGGAGCTCCAGGAGCGCACGGTCAAGCTGCAGGATCACCTCCAGCGCATCGCCCCGGAGCCCCCCATGTCCGAGACGCCGTCGCCGTTGCCGGGCAGCACCGAGTCCGAAGCCCCTGAAGCGTCCGAGTCCCCCGCGCCCGAGAGCGCCCATGTGAAGGTGGCCACCGAGCCGCAGGCACCGAAGGACGATGCGGTGAACCTGGGCCAGGAGCTGAAGGGCGAGATTGAAGCCGAAGAGGCTTCGCAGGCGCCCCAGGCCGCGGATCCGGTGGTGGAGGAGGCCCTCAACAAGCTGCGCGAGGGCACCAAGGAAGGACTGTCCCCGGCGGACCACCACGACCTGGGCGTCGCGTACATGAGCATGGGCCTCGTGGACGACGCGATGCGCGAGTTCGACCGGGCCAAGGAGGGCGGCGACGCCCGCGAGGCGCCGGAGGGTTCGGCGAAGCCGGTGAAGAAGGCCCCTGCGAAGAAGGCCTCCTCGAAGAAGGCGGCGGTGAAGAAGGCCCCTGCGAAGAAGGCCGCGGCGGTGAAGAAGGCCCCTGCGAAGAAGGCCTCCGCGAAGAAGGCGGCGAGCAAGAAGTCCGCCGCGAAGAAGGCCCCTGCGAAGAAGGCTTCCGCGAAGAAGGCAGCGGGCAAGAAGACGGCCGCGAAGAAGGCGGCGGTGAAGAAGGCTCCTGCGAAGAAGGCTTCGGCGAAGAAGGCTTCGGCGAAGAAGGCGGCGGGGAAGAAGACCGCCGCGAAGAAGGCCGCGGCGAAGAAGACCACTCGGGGCAAGCCGGCTCGCAAGGCGCGCCGGTAGGAGGTGGAAGTGCAGCAGGATTATCTCGATCGGCTCATCGCGCTGTCCCTCGACGAGGACCTGGGTGCTGCGGGGGACGTCACCTCGCTGGCGGTGGTCCCCGCCGAAGCGGAGGGCAGCGGTGAGCTGGTCGCGAAGGAGCAGATGATCGTCGCCGGCCTGGACGCCTTCGTCCGCGTCTTCCACATGGTGGACGCGGAGGTGGAGGTGGAGGTCCTCAAGCGCGACGGCGAGGAGATCAAGCCGAAGGTGGTCGCCGCGCGCGTCCACGGCAAGCTGCGTTCGCTGCTGGCCGCGGAGCGCACGGCGCTCAACCTGGTGCAGCGCGCCGCCGGCATCGCGACGCTGGCCCAGCAGGCGATGACCTCCGTGCGAGGCTCGAAGCTGCGGGTGCTGGACACGCGCAAGACGCCGCCGGGCATGCGGGGCCTCGCGAAGCACGCGGTGCGCATGGGCGGCGCGTCCAACCACCGCTTCGGCCTCTTCGACGGCATCCTCATCAAGGACAACCACATCGCGGCGGTAGGTGGCGACATCACCGAAGCGGTGCGCCGCGCGAAGCTGAACGGTCCCCGGCTGGTGAAGATTGAAGTGGAGGTCACCAACTTCAAGCAGCTGGAGGAGGCCATCGCCGCGGGCGCGGACGTCATCATGTTGGACAACATGGACGACGCGCAGATCCGCGAAGCGGTGAAGCTGACGGCGAGCCGCGTGCCCATCGAAGTGTCGGGCGGCGTCACGTTGGATCGGCTGCCCCGGCTGGCGAAGCTGGGCGTGGACTTCGTGTCGATGGGCGCGCTGACGCACTCGGCGCGGGCCATGGACCTGTCGCTGGAGATCGCGACGACGAAGAAGTCCACGCGCAAGCCCCGCTCCGCGCAGGGCTGAAGCGGTCAGCGGTCTTCACGAATCCGTAGAAGAGCGCCTCCGAGTCCTGGGACTCGGAGGCGCTTGTGTTTACGGCTGGGTGCAGCGCCAGACCCCGCAGGAACCGCCGCTCGTGCCGCACTCCATCTGGGTCGAGCACGGCTTGCAGGTGCGCGAACAGATCATCTGGACCGCAGACGTCTGG comes from the Corallococcus exiguus genome and includes:
- the nadC gene encoding carboxylating nicotinate-nucleotide diphosphorylase; the encoded protein is MQQDYLDRLIALSLDEDLGAAGDVTSLAVVPAEAEGSGELVAKEQMIVAGLDAFVRVFHMVDAEVEVEVLKRDGEEIKPKVVAARVHGKLRSLLAAERTALNLVQRAAGIATLAQQAMTSVRGSKLRVLDTRKTPPGMRGLAKHAVRMGGASNHRFGLFDGILIKDNHIAAVGGDITEAVRRAKLNGPRLVKIEVEVTNFKQLEEAIAAGADVIMLDNMDDAQIREAVKLTASRVPIEVSGGVTLDRLPRLAKLGVDFVSMGALTHSARAMDLSLEIATTKKSTRKPRSAQG